One genomic region from Hoeflea algicola encodes:
- a CDS encoding HlyD family efflux transporter periplasmic adaptor subunit: MTPSPEPDLPLDVIRHDSDSQPVVRRRWRFHKRYLLVLLIPVIMFSGGVIGMYYQPVALQKFYALTGLQPGAGSATPIALPPDMEMPKEMVATMQASDVVGLARLMPRGDVSIVAPPYGAGDARIAEVLVSIGDRVEKGAVVARLDNQGQLHSAVLSAEANVAVREAALVQTTASVQNSQAEARAAMEQARSASTEASAELERGKALFERGVITQASLDSLAAAERQAVLAVQKAEATLSRFSGEVVELQPDVIVAARNLDAAKADLTRAEQDLVRSAVLAPISGVVLDSMANPGEKPPSDGIMLIGDTDQMMAEVEVYQDRIAHVAEGQPVELAAVAIGQTLQGRVKSIGLTVGRQGLLSDDTAANTDARVIKVMVELDEASSDVAARYTNLEVIARIDTRTVATKSNP; encoded by the coding sequence ATGACACCTTCGCCCGAACCCGACCTGCCGCTGGACGTCATCCGGCACGATAGCGACAGTCAGCCAGTCGTCCGACGGCGGTGGCGGTTTCACAAGCGTTACCTGTTGGTGTTGCTGATCCCTGTCATCATGTTCTCGGGTGGGGTGATCGGTATGTATTACCAGCCGGTCGCCTTGCAGAAATTCTATGCGCTAACAGGGCTGCAGCCCGGTGCCGGCTCGGCCACACCAATTGCGCTGCCGCCAGATATGGAAATGCCCAAGGAGATGGTGGCGACCATGCAGGCCAGCGACGTTGTCGGGCTGGCCCGGCTGATGCCGCGTGGCGATGTATCGATCGTGGCGCCGCCCTATGGTGCCGGCGATGCGCGCATTGCGGAAGTGCTGGTGAGCATCGGTGACCGGGTTGAAAAGGGTGCAGTGGTTGCGCGGCTCGACAATCAGGGGCAATTGCACAGCGCGGTGCTGTCAGCTGAGGCCAATGTTGCCGTTCGCGAGGCGGCACTGGTTCAAACCACCGCATCGGTGCAGAACTCGCAAGCCGAAGCCCGCGCAGCGATGGAACAGGCGCGCAGCGCAAGCACTGAAGCATCGGCCGAACTTGAGCGCGGCAAAGCCTTGTTCGAGCGCGGCGTGATCACCCAGGCCTCGCTCGATTCTCTTGCTGCAGCCGAGCGTCAGGCCGTCCTTGCGGTACAGAAAGCCGAAGCGACATTATCGCGATTCAGCGGCGAAGTTGTCGAACTGCAGCCCGATGTGATTGTCGCCGCGCGCAATCTTGATGCAGCCAAGGCGGACCTGACCCGTGCCGAGCAGGATCTGGTCCGGTCTGCGGTTCTGGCGCCTATCAGCGGCGTGGTGCTTGATTCAATGGCCAATCCGGGAGAGAAGCCACCCAGCGATGGCATCATGCTGATTGGTGATACCGATCAGATGATGGCCGAGGTGGAGGTCTATCAGGACCGGATCGCCCATGTCGCCGAAGGTCAGCCGGTGGAACTGGCGGCTGTTGCCATCGGCCAAACGCTGCAGGGCCGGGTCAAGTCGATCGGCCTGACGGTGGGACGCCAGGGCCTGCTATCCGACGACACGGCGGCAAACACCGATGCGCGAGTGATCAAGGTGATGGTTGAGCTGGATGAAGCGTCGTCAGATGTTGCCGCGCGCTACACCAATCTCGAGGTGATCGCCCGCATCGATACGCGAACGGTCGCCACCAAGAGCAATCCATGA
- a CDS encoding TIGR02301 family protein has translation MLRSLAQTLILLVSIVLSGGPVAVHAAAVDEAAEPTIEADQPPPPYEARLLRLAEILGSVQYLRNLCNPDGETAWRETMQALLDSETVGEEARREHLTGGYNRGFRAFAAVYTSCTDAARLAEERYRREGATLVSEIVARYGN, from the coding sequence ATGTTGCGCAGTCTTGCCCAGACCCTGATCCTGCTCGTTTCCATCGTCCTCTCGGGCGGGCCCGTCGCTGTCCACGCCGCCGCAGTCGATGAGGCTGCCGAACCAACGATCGAGGCTGACCAACCGCCACCGCCCTACGAGGCCCGGTTGTTGCGCCTGGCCGAAATTCTCGGTTCGGTCCAGTATCTGCGCAATCTGTGCAATCCCGATGGCGAAACCGCCTGGCGCGAGACCATGCAGGCACTGCTCGACAGCGAAACCGTCGGCGAGGAAGCGCGGCGCGAACACCTCACCGGTGGTTACAATCGCGGTTTCCGTGCCTTTGCCGCAGTTTACACCTCCTGCACCGACGCCGCCCGCCTCGCCGAGGAGCGATACCGTCGCGAAGGAGCAACACTTGTCTCTGAAATAGTCGCGCGGTACGGAAATTGA
- a CDS encoding SOS response-associated peptidase — MCGRFSLTATPEEVQEMFGLEEIEDFPPRYNIAPTQPILIIAGDRRREEGDNRTDRRALLARWGFLPGWVKDPADFPLLINARSETAAEKASFRAAMRHRRVLIAASGFYEWHRPPKGSNEKSTPYWIKPKGGGIVAFGGLLETYMSADGAEIDTAAVLTTAANQMIARVHDRMPVVIRPEDFSRWLDCLNQEPRHVADLMAPAPEDYFEAIRISDLVNKVANSGPEVQEPATDEFAPPEPAKPVRKAKAPPAASDQLKLF; from the coding sequence ATGTGTGGACGGTTTTCACTGACAGCGACGCCGGAAGAGGTGCAGGAAATGTTCGGTCTCGAGGAGATCGAGGATTTTCCGCCGCGCTACAATATCGCGCCGACGCAGCCGATCCTGATCATTGCCGGCGACCGCCGCCGCGAAGAGGGCGACAACCGCACCGATCGCCGGGCGCTGTTGGCGCGCTGGGGATTTCTGCCCGGATGGGTCAAGGATCCGGCCGATTTTCCGTTGCTGATCAATGCACGCTCCGAAACGGCGGCCGAAAAGGCCTCGTTCCGCGCCGCCATGCGGCATCGCCGGGTGCTGATCGCCGCGTCGGGATTTTACGAATGGCATCGCCCGCCCAAAGGCTCAAACGAGAAATCCACGCCTTACTGGATCAAGCCGAAAGGTGGCGGCATCGTTGCCTTTGGCGGGTTGCTCGAAACCTATATGAGTGCCGACGGGGCGGAGATCGATACTGCCGCGGTGCTGACCACGGCTGCAAACCAGATGATTGCACGGGTGCATGACCGGATGCCGGTGGTGATAAGGCCGGAGGATTTCTCCCGCTGGCTTGATTGCCTCAACCAGGAACCGCGACATGTGGCCGATCTGATGGCACCGGCGCCGGAGGACTATTTCGAGGCCATCCGGATCTCCGATCTGGTCAACAAGGTTGCAAACAGCGGCCCGGAAGTGCAAGAGCCCGCCACCGATGAGTTCGCGCCGCCCGAGCCAGCCAAACCGGTTCGCAAAGCCAAAGCGCCGCCTGCTGCCTCTGACCAGTTGAAGTTGTTCTGA
- the pip gene encoding prolyl aminopeptidase gives MSGLRGLYPEIEPFESGFLDTGDGHSIYWERAGTRGGKPAVFLHGGPGGGCGPVHRRLFDPELYDVLLFDQRGCGRSTPFASLENNTTWHLVADIERLRELAGFDRWQVFGGSWGSTLAMAYAETHPERVNELIVRGIYTLTKAELDWYYQFGVSEMFPDKWQRFLAPIPEAERGEMMAAYRRRLIGDDKAAQMAAAKAWSAWEGETITLLPEPSTSDKFHEDQFALAFARIENHFFVHGGWLEEGQLLRDAHKLAGIDGVIVHGRYDMPCPAHTAWQLHQAWPRAEFHLIEGAGHAFSEPGILDQLIRATDRFAGKADT, from the coding sequence ATGAGTGGATTGCGTGGATTGTACCCGGAGATCGAACCGTTCGAGAGCGGGTTTCTCGACACCGGTGATGGCCATTCCATCTATTGGGAGCGGGCAGGGACCCGGGGCGGCAAGCCGGCGGTGTTTCTGCATGGCGGTCCGGGCGGCGGCTGTGGTCCGGTGCACCGGCGACTGTTTGACCCCGAACTTTATGACGTGCTGCTGTTTGACCAGCGCGGCTGCGGGCGCTCGACGCCGTTCGCTTCGCTCGAGAACAACACCACCTGGCATCTGGTGGCCGATATCGAACGGCTGCGTGAACTCGCGGGCTTTGACAGATGGCAGGTGTTTGGTGGCTCGTGGGGCTCGACGCTGGCGATGGCTTATGCCGAGACCCATCCCGAGCGGGTCAACGAACTGATTGTGCGCGGCATCTACACGCTGACCAAGGCGGAACTCGACTGGTATTATCAATTTGGCGTCTCGGAGATGTTTCCCGACAAATGGCAGCGGTTTCTGGCGCCGATCCCTGAAGCCGAGCGCGGCGAGATGATGGCGGCTTACCGCAGGCGTCTGATTGGTGATGACAAGGCCGCGCAGATGGCTGCCGCCAAGGCCTGGAGCGCCTGGGAGGGCGAAACCATCACGCTGCTGCCCGAGCCCTCGACCAGCGACAAGTTTCATGAGGACCAGTTCGCACTGGCCTTCGCCCGGATCGAGAACCACTTCTTCGTCCATGGCGGCTGGCTGGAGGAGGGGCAATTGCTGCGCGACGCGCACAAGCTCGCCGGTATCGACGGCGTCATCGTCCACGGCCGTTACGATATGCCGTGCCCGGCGCACACTGCCTGGCAATTGCACCAGGCCTGGCCGCGCGCCGAATTTCACCTGATCGAGGGTGCGGGTCACGCGTTTTCGGAGCCGGGTATTCTCGATCAACTGATCCGCGCAACTGACAGGTTCGCGGGCAAGGCAGACACATGA
- a CDS encoding ATP-binding cassette domain-containing protein, whose amino-acid sequence MSDDHSINVHGLNHWFGTGEARKQAIFDVDLKVVRGSLTVLMGPSGSGKTTVLTLMGCLRDVQEGSITLLGHELMGAGNALNEALRCRLGFIFQAHNLHGSLTALQNAQMGLQVHHLNNPKVEQQAARHALSLVGLGDRMDYLPGNLSGGQKQRVAVARALIGNPDIVFADEPTAALDKESGLNVVAMLKRLGEQRGTTTVMVTHDNRILELADRIVTLEDGRIVSDTRPV is encoded by the coding sequence ATGAGTGATGATCACTCGATCAATGTGCACGGCCTGAACCATTGGTTCGGCACCGGCGAGGCGCGCAAACAGGCGATCTTCGATGTCGATCTCAAAGTGGTGCGCGGCAGCCTGACAGTGCTGATGGGCCCTTCGGGGTCCGGCAAGACAACGGTGCTGACGCTGATGGGTTGCCTGCGCGACGTTCAGGAAGGCTCTATCACTCTGCTCGGACACGAGCTGATGGGCGCTGGCAACGCGCTCAATGAAGCGCTCCGGTGCAGGCTCGGGTTCATCTTTCAAGCGCACAATCTGCATGGCAGCCTGACTGCGCTGCAGAATGCGCAGATGGGGCTTCAGGTGCACCATTTGAACAACCCTAAGGTCGAGCAGCAGGCCGCGCGCCATGCCTTGTCGCTGGTCGGTCTTGGGGACCGAATGGATTACCTGCCTGGCAATCTGTCGGGCGGGCAGAAACAGCGTGTTGCGGTGGCCCGGGCGCTGATTGGCAATCCCGACATCGTCTTTGCCGATGAACCGACGGCGGCGCTCGACAAGGAGAGCGGGCTTAATGTCGTGGCAATGCTCAAGCGGCTGGGAGAGCAGCGCGGCACGACGACGGTGATGGTGACCCACGACAACCGCATTCTCGAACTGGCCGACCGCATCGTCACGCTGGAAGACGGGCGAATCGTCTCCGACACCAGGCCGGTATAG
- a CDS encoding GFA family protein has translation MTSTLSGGCQCGAVRFRLVGTPGTSSVCYCRMCQKASASQALALVSLGDAGLEWTRGEASWFQSSNAVRRGFCNLCGTPLAYEAPDGLALTVLAFDDPDSVPPTIAYGVEGKRIWCDGIPALPERQTLEDPDAVSFLKTLVRFQHPDRDTEAWPPEPKP, from the coding sequence ATGACCTCCACCCTTTCGGGCGGCTGCCAGTGCGGTGCTGTCCGCTTTCGCCTCGTCGGCACGCCCGGCACATCCTCGGTGTGCTATTGCCGGATGTGCCAAAAAGCCTCTGCCAGTCAGGCGCTGGCGCTGGTGTCTTTGGGCGACGCGGGCCTCGAATGGACCCGTGGCGAAGCCTCCTGGTTTCAGAGTTCCAACGCGGTGCGGCGCGGATTTTGCAACCTGTGCGGAACGCCGCTGGCCTATGAAGCGCCCGACGGGTTGGCGCTGACGGTGTTGGCGTTTGACGATCCCGATTCCGTGCCGCCAACGATTGCCTATGGCGTCGAGGGCAAACGGATCTGGTGTGACGGCATCCCGGCGCTTCCAGAGCGGCAGACGCTGGAGGATCCGGACGCGGTGAGTTTTCTCAAAACGCTGGTCAGATTCCAGCACCCCGACCGTGACACCGAAGCCTGGCCGCCGGAGCCGAAGCCATGA
- a CDS encoding HD family hydrolase, whose translation MAGTDKAARAWQRMLSGRRLDLLDPSPLDVEISDIAQGLARVARWNGQTRGDHAFSVAQHSLVVEAIIGHLTSASPELMQLALLHDAPEYVIGDMISPFKSVVGGGYKAVEARLEAAIHIRFGLPPALPKTTKALIKRADRIAAYFEATELAGFADAEARAFFGPPRGISREMIDVAPRPAAEAEKLFLDRFDVIEAARRTERG comes from the coding sequence ATGGCTGGAACCGACAAGGCCGCCCGCGCCTGGCAACGCATGCTTTCAGGCCGCCGGCTTGACCTGCTCGACCCATCCCCGCTTGACGTCGAGATTTCCGACATTGCCCAAGGGCTCGCCAGGGTGGCACGCTGGAACGGCCAGACCCGTGGCGACCATGCTTTCTCCGTCGCTCAGCATTCGCTGGTGGTTGAAGCAATCATCGGCCACCTGACCAGCGCCTCGCCTGAACTGATGCAGCTGGCGTTGCTGCACGACGCGCCCGAATATGTCATCGGCGACATGATATCTCCTTTCAAATCTGTGGTCGGTGGCGGTTACAAGGCGGTCGAGGCGCGGCTTGAAGCTGCGATCCACATTCGTTTCGGATTGCCTCCGGCCTTGCCCAAGACGACCAAGGCGCTGATCAAGCGTGCCGACCGGATTGCCGCCTATTTCGAGGCCACCGAGCTCGCGGGCTTTGCCGATGCCGAGGCGCGCGCCTTTTTCGGCCCGCCGCGCGGCATCAGTCGCGAGATGATCGACGTCGCGCCACGCCCGGCCGCTGAAGCCGAAAAGCTGTTTCTCGATCGTTTTGACGTCATCGAGGCCGCACGCCGGACAGAAAGGGGCTGA
- a CDS encoding endonuclease domain-containing protein produces MPHGKVPPHLRRNARRMRSAMTEAELKLWNELRAHRLMGMGFRRQVSIGRYIVDFACPEHRLVVEVDGSQHAENHTYDQARTTYLEQEGWKVIRFWNEDVLTDIGNVGTHILRLMGRG; encoded by the coding sequence TTGCCGCACGGGAAAGTGCCGCCGCATCTCAGGCGCAATGCGCGCCGCATGCGCAGCGCCATGACCGAGGCCGAACTCAAGCTGTGGAATGAATTGCGCGCCCATCGGCTGATGGGGATGGGGTTCCGGCGGCAGGTATCGATTGGCCGGTACATCGTCGATTTCGCCTGTCCCGAGCACAGGCTGGTTGTCGAAGTAGATGGCAGTCAGCACGCTGAAAATCATACATATGATCAAGCACGAACCACCTACCTCGAACAAGAGGGATGGAAGGTCATTCGGTTCTGGAACGAAGATGTGCTCACTGACATCGGTAATGTCGGCACGCATATCCTGCGCCTGATGGGGAGGGGCTGA
- a CDS encoding LysE/ArgO family amino acid transporter, whose protein sequence is MTPLFAPAFSGLLLGGSLIIAIGAQNAFILRQGLLRQHVFILCLICALSDAVLIGLGVAGLGAIISGSRILIAVVTLGGAAFLDVYAFLALKRAISPSGLEAAKSGPGSLKAAVLTCLAFTFLNPHVYLDTVLLVGGLSGRYEGTARLAFAIGAMSSSFIWFFGLGYGARVLEPLFARPSAWRVLDGLIAAVMAALSISLLARFFAG, encoded by the coding sequence ATGACACCTCTCTTTGCTCCCGCTTTTTCCGGCCTGCTGCTTGGTGGTTCGCTGATCATCGCCATCGGCGCGCAAAACGCCTTCATTCTGCGGCAGGGGTTGCTGCGTCAGCATGTCTTCATCCTGTGCCTGATCTGCGCACTGTCGGATGCAGTGCTGATCGGGCTGGGTGTCGCCGGGCTCGGTGCGATCATTTCGGGTTCGAGAATTCTTATCGCGGTGGTGACGTTGGGTGGGGCCGCGTTCCTCGACGTCTATGCGTTTCTGGCGCTCAAACGGGCGATCTCGCCTTCGGGGCTGGAAGCAGCCAAGTCCGGGCCGGGATCGCTGAAAGCTGCGGTGCTGACCTGTCTCGCCTTCACCTTCCTCAATCCGCATGTCTATCTCGACACCGTGCTGCTGGTGGGTGGCCTGAGCGGGCGCTATGAAGGCACGGCGCGGCTGGCGTTTGCCATCGGGGCGATGTCGTCGTCGTTCATCTGGTTCTTCGGGCTTGGTTATGGTGCGCGGGTGCTGGAGCCGCTGTTCGCCCGGCCTTCGGCCTGGCGGGTGCTCGACGGGCTGATCGCGGCTGTGATGGCGGCGCTGTCAATCTCGCTGCTGGCGCGGTTTTTCGCCGGCTGA
- the cysS gene encoding cysteine--tRNA ligase — protein sequence MTELKFWNTLTRVKEEFTPIDPDNVRMYVCGPTVYDYAHIGNARPVIVFDVLFRLLRHVYGEDHVTYVRNITDVDDKINARALRDYPDLPLNEAIAKVTEKTAERFHKDAAALGCLPPTFEPRATAHIDGMIRMIQTLIDKGNAYVTSGREGREVLFAVASMPDYGKLSNRKLEDQQAGARIAVEDHKRNAADFVLWKESAADEPGWDGRFTESGETVTIHGRPGWHIECSVMSEHHLGETFDIHGGGLDLIFPHHENEIAQSCCAHGNERMANLWMHNGFLQVEGKKMSKSDGNFVTIAELLETEKFGGRKWPGEVLRLAMLMTHYREPIDFSVKRLEEAEAAIEKYRKALALLVAEGAISLNAADQNYQIAFPWAEAEIERIAIAPPLGHSVYDDLNTPNLKRFLDHSTRAILEGDFNLSDAATQVEVYTIVTLLNIAGLFVDTEQSNALPAGLVDQVQALVDQRLDLIKAKNWTDADTLRDQIVAMGIQLKDGKDPETGERVTTWEVKR from the coding sequence ATGACCGAACTCAAATTCTGGAACACGCTGACGCGGGTCAAGGAAGAGTTTACGCCGATCGATCCGGACAATGTGCGGATGTATGTCTGTGGCCCGACGGTCTATGATTATGCCCATATCGGCAATGCCCGTCCGGTGATCGTGTTTGACGTGCTGTTCCGGCTGCTCCGCCATGTCTATGGCGAAGACCACGTCACCTATGTGCGCAACATCACCGACGTCGATGACAAGATCAACGCCCGCGCGCTTCGCGATTATCCCGATCTGCCGCTCAACGAGGCGATCGCGAAAGTCACCGAAAAGACCGCCGAACGGTTCCACAAGGACGCGGCAGCACTTGGCTGCCTGCCACCGACGTTTGAACCTCGGGCGACCGCCCATATCGACGGCATGATCCGGATGATCCAGACGCTGATCGACAAGGGCAACGCCTATGTGACATCGGGCAGGGAAGGGCGCGAAGTGCTGTTTGCGGTCGCTTCCATGCCTGACTACGGCAAGCTGTCGAACCGCAAGCTCGAGGACCAGCAGGCCGGCGCCCGCATTGCAGTGGAAGACCACAAGCGCAATGCAGCGGATTTCGTGCTGTGGAAAGAGTCCGCCGCAGACGAGCCAGGCTGGGACGGTCGCTTCACGGAGAGCGGCGAGACCGTGACCATCCACGGTCGCCCCGGCTGGCATATCGAATGCTCGGTGATGAGCGAACATCATCTCGGTGAGACCTTCGACATCCATGGCGGCGGGCTGGACCTGATCTTCCCGCACCACGAAAACGAGATCGCCCAGTCCTGCTGCGCCCACGGCAATGAGCGGATGGCAAACCTCTGGATGCACAACGGCTTCCTGCAGGTCGAAGGCAAGAAGATGTCGAAATCCGACGGCAACTTCGTCACCATCGCCGAGCTCTTGGAAACCGAAAAATTCGGCGGCCGCAAATGGCCCGGCGAGGTGCTGCGTCTGGCGATGCTGATGACGCATTATCGCGAGCCGATCGATTTTTCCGTCAAGCGGCTGGAGGAGGCGGAGGCTGCTATTGAAAAGTATAGGAAGGCTCTAGCGCTTCTGGTTGCTGAGGGAGCAATCTCGCTCAACGCCGCTGATCAAAACTATCAGATAGCCTTCCCTTGGGCAGAAGCTGAAATTGAGCGAATTGCCATTGCTCCGCCTCTGGGGCATTCGGTCTATGACGATCTGAACACACCCAACCTCAAACGCTTTCTGGATCATTCAACGCGCGCCATTCTTGAGGGAGATTTCAACCTTTCCGATGCTGCGACACAGGTGGAAGTTTACACAATTGTCACTCTCCTGAACATCGCCGGATTGTTTGTCGACACTGAACAGAGTAACGCGCTGCCGGCGGGACTTGTAGATCAGGTCCAGGCTCTTGTCGATCAGCGCCTCGACCTGATCAAGGCCAAGAACTGGACCGATGCGGACACGCTTCGGGACCAAATCGTAGCCATGGGCATTCAGCTCAAGGACGGCAAGGATCCGGAGACCGGTGAGCGGGTGACAACCTGGGAAGTGAAGCGGTGA
- a CDS encoding NUDIX hydrolase, translating into MADQNGPIYDAPALAVSVALEREGKYLLVLRANPPAQHMYAFPGGRVDPDEKLEDAALRELAEETGLKAANPKPFASFDLPSRRADGSLSSHFLLTVFVAEDCGGDAKALDDAKAVGWYSPAEIRNLPVPESMLTCIDMLTGATPPNG; encoded by the coding sequence ATGGCCGATCAGAATGGTCCAATCTACGACGCACCGGCACTTGCTGTGTCAGTGGCGTTGGAGCGCGAGGGCAAATATCTGCTGGTTCTGCGCGCCAACCCGCCCGCCCAGCACATGTATGCCTTTCCCGGCGGCCGGGTCGATCCGGATGAAAAACTGGAAGACGCCGCCTTACGCGAACTTGCCGAGGAGACCGGGTTGAAGGCAGCCAATCCAAAGCCGTTTGCCAGCTTTGACCTGCCCTCAAGGCGCGCCGACGGCAGCCTGTCCTCGCATTTTCTGCTCACCGTGTTCGTAGCCGAGGACTGTGGCGGTGACGCCAAAGCGCTCGACGACGCCAAGGCCGTGGGTTGGTATAGCCCGGCCGAAATTCGTAATCTGCCGGTGCCCGAAAGCATGCTCACCTGCATCGATATGCTGACAGGGGCAACCCCGCCGAACGGCTAG
- a CDS encoding DUF3179 domain-containing protein, with protein sequence MNGFHPTRPAKAGILSLPPIFAIAAVLVASLALSTVVALATPERWQQEGWKTDFSRSSIDFASIKSGGPPRDGIPPIDDPVFLPVNQTSGLDDKEPVMSVVIDGAARAYPLRVMIWHEIVNDTIAGRAIAVTYCPLCNAAIVFDRTVEGTETTFGTTGKLRNSDLVMYDRETDSWWQQFTGEAITGVRTGTKLEVIPSRLEAWASFRDRHPDGEVLTPSNPGLRQYGRNPYAGYDSSRVPFLYSGPMPEGIAPLSYVVVVREGPEPIAISLDRVRRDGIITVGGVTISWVAGVRSALDTGTIAQGREIGSITVTRNGEDIAHELTFAFVVSAFLPQTAILD encoded by the coding sequence ATGAACGGCTTTCACCCCACCCGCCCGGCCAAGGCCGGTATACTGTCGCTGCCGCCAATCTTCGCGATTGCGGCAGTGCTGGTGGCCTCGCTTGCGCTTTCAACGGTTGTGGCGCTCGCCACCCCCGAGCGCTGGCAGCAGGAGGGATGGAAAACCGATTTTTCCCGATCCAGCATCGATTTTGCCAGCATCAAGTCGGGCGGGCCGCCGCGCGATGGCATCCCGCCGATAGACGACCCTGTCTTCCTTCCGGTCAACCAGACCTCTGGCCTTGATGACAAGGAGCCAGTGATGTCGGTGGTGATCGATGGCGCGGCCCGCGCCTACCCGCTGCGGGTGATGATTTGGCACGAGATCGTCAACGACACTATCGCCGGTCGCGCCATAGCGGTGACCTATTGCCCCTTGTGCAACGCTGCCATTGTCTTCGACCGCACCGTTGAAGGAACCGAAACAACCTTTGGCACCACCGGCAAGCTACGCAATTCCGACCTGGTCATGTATGACCGGGAAACCGACAGCTGGTGGCAGCAGTTTACCGGCGAAGCCATCACTGGAGTCCGAACCGGCACCAAGCTTGAGGTGATCCCGTCGCGGCTCGAAGCCTGGGCCAGCTTCCGCGACCGTCACCCCGATGGCGAAGTTCTTACGCCCAGCAATCCCGGCCTGCGCCAATACGGGCGCAATCCCTATGCGGGTTATGACAGTTCCCGCGTCCCGTTCCTTTATAGCGGCCCGATGCCCGAAGGCATCGCCCCGCTATCCTATGTGGTGGTGGTGCGCGAAGGTCCCGAGCCGATCGCCATCTCGCTCGACAGGGTCCGCCGCGATGGCATAATCACGGTCGGCGGCGTCACCATCAGTTGGGTAGCCGGCGTGCGCTCGGCGCTCGATACCGGGACCATCGCCCAGGGCCGCGAGATTGGCAGCATCACCGTGACCCGCAATGGCGAGGATATCGCCCACGAACTGACTTTCGCTTTCGTTGTCAGTGCCTTTCTGCCCCAGACCGCCATTCTCGATTGA
- the devC gene encoding ABC transporter permease DevC has protein sequence MSRLLQWLFGRLPIGWLQLTHSRTRFAAAIAGVAFANVLVFVQLGIMNSMAIATLKPYDFFNADIMISASDANSMTEGGNVARQWLFQAQADPEVTLGTGIFVGNTNWPRPTKTLGLTSFGIDPTLPDFLSPVLKPKLATLQLNDSAILDMATRGLPPEEAAAIRPQTPASFEVSGKTVTLYDTFQGGGGFGGDGYMIMSDQTFLSLFPARSSAAPDHILLQVKPGADPEVVSVRLRDLISDKSLRIRSYDQAKADDLSYQQTKRPTGIIFGFGVIIGVLVGIVIVYQVLSTDVADHLSEYATFKAMGYPQKFFLGIVFEEALILAVFGFVPGVIVGTGLLVGMKKATNLPLAMTWDMAAIVLIGTLVACSLSGAIATRRLAAADPADLF, from the coding sequence ATGAGCCGTTTGCTGCAATGGCTGTTCGGGCGGCTGCCGATCGGCTGGCTGCAGTTGACCCACAGCCGGACGCGTTTTGCCGCGGCGATTGCAGGTGTGGCATTCGCCAATGTGCTGGTGTTTGTGCAACTGGGCATCATGAACTCGATGGCGATTGCGACTTTGAAGCCCTATGATTTTTTCAATGCCGACATCATGATCTCGGCTTCGGATGCCAATTCGATGACCGAGGGCGGCAATGTCGCGCGGCAATGGCTGTTTCAGGCGCAGGCCGATCCGGAAGTGACACTGGGGACCGGGATATTTGTCGGCAATACAAACTGGCCGCGCCCGACCAAGACGCTGGGGCTGACCAGCTTCGGCATCGATCCGACGCTGCCGGATTTTTTAAGCCCGGTGCTCAAACCGAAGTTGGCGACGCTGCAACTCAACGACTCGGCCATTCTCGATATGGCCACCCGCGGCCTACCGCCCGAGGAAGCTGCCGCGATCCGTCCGCAGACACCGGCGAGCTTCGAGGTGAGCGGCAAGACGGTGACGCTGTATGATACTTTTCAGGGCGGCGGCGGATTTGGCGGCGACGGCTATATGATCATGTCGGACCAGACTTTCCTGTCACTGTTTCCGGCGCGCAGTTCGGCCGCACCTGATCATATCTTGTTGCAGGTTAAGCCGGGGGCGGACCCGGAGGTGGTTTCGGTCCGATTGCGGGACCTGATTTCGGACAAGTCGCTGCGCATCCGCTCCTATGATCAGGCCAAGGCCGACGATCTCAGCTACCAGCAGACCAAGCGGCCGACCGGCATCATTTTCGGCTTTGGCGTGATCATCGGCGTGCTGGTCGGCATCGTCATCGTCTACCAGGTGCTCTCGACCGACGTGGCCGATCATCTGTCGGAATATGCGACCTTCAAGGCGATGGGCTATCCGCAGAAATTCTTCCTCGGCATTGTTTTTGAGGAGGCGCTGATCTTGGCCGTGTTCGGCTTCGTGCCCGGGGTGATTGTCGGCACTGGATTGCTGGTCGGCATGAAAAAGGCCACAAATCTTCCCTTGGCTATGACCTGGGACATGGCGGCAATCGTGCTGATCGGAACGCTGGTTGCCTGCTCGCTGTCGGGTGCCATCGCAACCCGGCGACTAGCGGCGGCCGATCCGGCTGATCTGTTTTGA